Proteins encoded together in one Nitrosopumilus sp. window:
- a CDS encoding tRNA (N(6)-L-threonylcarbamoyladenosine(37)-C(2))-methylthiotransferase has protein sequence MAKIFVEAYGCSASFADSEMISGLILNGGHTLADNSSESDLNIVVTCSVKDSTANKMMYRINSLKSKPLIVAGCLPKAEKETVEKFSENASMLGPNSLGKTLQVINSTLGGQKQIALEDSDLSKVGLPKVRLNPTVGIVEIASGCMSECTFCQTKLSKGDLSSYRLGDIVRQVETEINEGCKEVWLTSTDNGCYGFDIGTDLPTLINTVSEIPEDFMIRVGMMNPMYMPRIKEKLIDSYDNDKVFKFLHIPVQSGSDQVLHDMKRGHTEGTFREISKKMKERFRDFTISTDIIVGFPTETEEEFQKTVKLLDETKPDVVNLSKYSARPGTDAAELEQIDASEMKRRTKIIFEQINKLSMESNQKWIGWKGKVLFDEMTEEGIKGRNFAYKPIAVDEDVELGQSHIVEITDATVKRLVGKIAS, from the coding sequence ATGGCAAAAATTTTCGTAGAAGCATATGGATGCTCTGCTAGTTTTGCAGATTCTGAAATGATTTCAGGATTAATTCTAAATGGAGGGCATACATTAGCAGATAATTCTTCAGAATCGGATCTTAACATAGTAGTTACATGTTCAGTCAAAGATTCCACTGCAAACAAAATGATGTATAGAATTAATTCATTAAAATCAAAACCGCTTATTGTAGCAGGATGTCTTCCAAAAGCAGAAAAAGAAACAGTTGAAAAATTTTCAGAAAATGCTAGTATGCTTGGACCAAATTCATTAGGAAAAACACTACAAGTAATTAATTCAACATTAGGAGGTCAAAAACAAATTGCATTAGAAGATTCAGATTTGTCAAAAGTGGGACTTCCCAAAGTCAGACTTAATCCCACAGTAGGGATTGTAGAGATTGCAAGTGGATGTATGAGTGAATGTACCTTTTGCCAAACAAAATTATCTAAAGGAGATCTATCTAGTTACAGATTAGGAGATATCGTAAGACAAGTTGAAACGGAAATTAACGAAGGATGTAAAGAAGTATGGTTAACATCGACAGATAATGGATGTTATGGATTTGATATAGGAACAGATCTGCCAACTCTAATCAATACCGTATCAGAAATTCCAGAAGATTTCATGATAAGAGTTGGAATGATGAACCCAATGTATATGCCAAGAATTAAAGAAAAATTAATCGATTCTTATGATAATGACAAAGTCTTCAAATTTTTACATATTCCAGTACAGAGTGGAAGTGATCAAGTACTTCACGATATGAAACGTGGACATACTGAAGGAACTTTCAGAGAAATTTCTAAGAAAATGAAAGAAAGATTTAGAGACTTTACCATATCCACAGATATCATAGTTGGATTTCCTACTGAAACAGAAGAAGAATTTCAAAAAACTGTGAAATTACTAGATGAAACAAAGCCAGATGTAGTAAATTTATCAAAATACAGTGCTAGACCAGGAACAGATGCTGCAGAATTAGAACAAATTGATGCATCAGAAATGAAAAGAAGAACAAAGATAATTTTTGAGCAGATCAACAAACTATCAATGGAGAGTAACCAAAAATGGATCGGTTGGAAAGGAAAAGTTCTATTTGATGAGATGACAGAAGAAGGGATTAAGGGTAGAAACTTTGCCTACAAGCCTATAGCTGTTGATGAAGATGTTGAATTAG